TCCGACGAAGTCATGACCGGCTTCCGCGTATCCGCTGCAGGCTGGTACGGCCACGAAGGCCCCACCGCCTCCGGAGCCCCCGATCTGTTCACCTTCGGCAAAGTCATGGGCGGAGGGTTCCCCGCAGCAGCCTTCGGAGGCAAAGCCGAACACATGGCCCACCTGGCACCCAACGGCCCCGTCTACCAAGCAGGCACCCTGTCCGGAAACCCCATCGCCTCAGCCGCAGGCCTAGCCACACTCCGCGCCTGCACCCCAGACCTCTACACCCGCATCCACACCACCGCCACCACCATCGCCAACGCCACTAGCCAAGCCCTCACCACCGCAGGCGTCCCCCACCACATTCGATGGGCAGGATCCATGTTCTCCGTCTTCTTCCGCGAAGGCGAAGTCCGCAACTACGCCGAGGCCAGCACCCAAAACACCCACGCCTTCGCCGCCTTCTTCCACAGCCTCCTCAGCAACGGCGTCCACCTACCCCCTTCCGCATACGAAACCTGGTTCGTCAGCGCAGCCCACGACGACACCGCCATCGACCAGATCATTACCGCCCTACCCGCCGCAGCCAACGCAGCCGCACAAGCAACCACCAACTGACCCCACAAACCGGCACGAAAGGCGTCAACGATGAGCACAAGCAGCAAGAGCAGCCGCGAAACCACGGTGCACTTCCTGCGACACGGCGAGGTCTACAACCCGGCACGCATCATCTACGGCCGCCTACCCAACTACCACCTCTCCGAACGCGGCCACGCCATGGCAGAACTCGCAGCACAATCCCTCCGCAACTTCCCCATTGGCTTGGTCGTCTCCTCACCGCTAGAACGCGCCCAAGAAACCGCCCAACCCGTCGCCGCCACCCACAACCTGCCCATCTACACCGACCCCCGCATCATCGAAGCCCAAAACTCCTTCGAAGGACACAAATTCGGCCAAGGACAAGCCTCCCTGCGCAACCCCGCCACCTGGAAACTCATCCGCAACCCCTTCCGCCCCTCCTGGGGCGAGCCCTACACCCACCTCGCCACCCGCATGCGCGAAGCCCTCCACGCCGCCGTCGAAGCATCCCACCGACTAGCCGACGGAGCCGACGTTGTCGCTGTCTCCCACCAACTCCCCATCTGGGAACTGCGCCTATCCGTCGAAGGCCGCCGCCTATGGCACGACCCCCGCAAACGCGAATGCGGCCTCGCCTCCATCACCAGCTTCACCCTGCGCGACCACGAAATCATCGCCATCGCCTACAGCGAACCAGCCGCCGAACTCTACCCAGGCTCCACCGGAGGAGTCGGCGCATGAAAAACACCCCACGCACCCTCACCACCCTTCTCCTCACCGCCACCCTCACCACCCTCACCGCCTGCAGCACCAGCGGCAACACCATCGCTGACCAAGCCCGCCGCGGCGACGACCTCGGCTACGTCACCGGAGACGGCGCCGTACAACGCCTACCCGCCGACCAACGCAAAAACCCCATCAACCTCAACGGAAAACTTCTCGACGGCGCCCCCTGGAACATCACCGACAACCGCGGAAAAATCACCGTACTCAACATCTGGGGTTCCTGGTGCCAACCCTGCCAAAACGAAGCACCCCAACTCGAAAAAGCACACGCCCCCTACAGCAAAGACCCCAACGTTCAATTCATCGGAATCAACGTCGGTGAAAGCCCAGAAACCGGTTCTGCAGCAGCCAAAGCATGGGGTCTGACCTACCCCTCACTCACCGACCCCGAACGCAAACTCGCCTCCTCACTCAACGGCCTAGCCAACGCCACCCCCACAACCCTGGTCATCGACACCCAAGGCCGTGTCGCCGCCCGCATCTCCGGAGCCCTCACCACCGCCTCAACCCTCACCGGACTCATCGACGACGTCCGCAACGGAAAAACCACATGACAGACCTCACACAGGTCCTCGCCGACGGCAACCTGCTCCTCGCCCTGGCCATATCCCTCGCCGCAGGAAGCATCTCCTTCGCATCCCCCTGCGTCCTACCCCTAGTGCCAGGATTCCTCGGATACGTCGGCGGCATCGCTCACACCACCAACACCCCCAACCAGCCCACCCCAATCCGAAACCGCACCCTCCTGGGTGCCGCGCTATTCGTCCTCGGATTCAGCACCGTCTTCATCACCGGTACCCTCCTCGCCTCTGCAGCAGGCGCAGCCCTACACAACTACACCCCCTGGCTCACCCGCCTCGGCGGCATCATCATCATTGCCCTCGCACTTATCTTCCTTGGCTTCGGCACCCAACGCACCTACACACCCACCTGGCGACCACGCACCGGCCTAGCCGGCGCCCCCCTGCTCGGAATCATCTTCGGCCTAGGCTGGGCACCCTGCATGGGCCCGACCTACGCCGTCATCTACGCCCTAGCCACCAACCTCGCTGGCGACACCGGACTCATCACCCGCGGCGCGCTCCTAGGCATCGCCTACTGCGCAGGACTAGGCATCCCATTCCTGCTCATCGCCGCAGGCTGGCAACACGCCCTCACCGCCTCCACCTGGCTGCGCCGCCACCAACACGCAATCCACATCGCCGGAGGACTGCTCCTGCTCACCGTCGGACTGCTCCTGCTCACCGGAGCATGGGACACTATCGTCCACTACCTCCAAACCACCCTCGTCAACCGATTCCAGACCGCCCTCTAACACCCAGCCCACCGGCAGGCAGCAACGGGAACAGGACATGAGCACTCACACCCCACCCCAAGCCCCCAGCTCCCAGCCACGCCTCGGCCCACGAGGATGGGCCCGCTGGGCCTGGCGACAAATCACATCTATGCGCACGGCACTCTTCCTACTGCTGCTGATCGCCGTCGCAGCCATCCCCGGCTCCATGCTTCCCCAACGCACCACCAACGCCGTTGCCGTCACCCAATGGATCAACCAACGACCAACCATCGGAGCCATATTCGACACAGTCGGACTTTTCGACGTATTCATATCTCCCTGGTTCTCCGCCATCTACCTCCTGCTCGTCCTCAGCCTCATCGGCTGCATCATTCCCCGCATCGGCGCACACATAAAAGCGCTGCGCTCCCTACCACCGCGCACTCCACGAAACCTCAACAGGCTCCCCGCCTACAGCTCTTTCACCACCACAGCCAGCGAAGAAGACATCCTCCACACCGCCCGCGCCATGCTCGGAAAAGCCAGATTCCGCATGCGCCCCGCAGACGAAGACCGCTCCATCGCTGCCGAACGCGGCCACCTACGCGAAACCGGAAACATCGCCTTCCACCTGGGCCTAGTTGTCGTCATCGTGGCCCTGGCCATCGGCTACCTCGTCGGCTGGAAAGCAGACCGCATCGTCCCCGTCGGCACCGGCTTCGTTAACGACGTCTCCAGCTACGACACCTTCGCGCCCGGACCATGGGTCAACCCCAACACCCTCGACCCTTGGCAACTGCGCATCGACTCGCTGCACGTCAAGTTCCAAGATCGCCCAGACGCCCCCCAATTCGGCCAGGCTCGTGACTTCTCCGCCCAAACCACCATCACCATGCCCGATGGAACAACCAGCAAAAAAACCCTCGCAGTCAACGCACCTCTCCAATTCGGAGACGCCTGGACATATCTCCTCGGCAACGGGTACGCCCCCACCATCACTGTCCGGAACCCAGACGGTGAGGTGCTCTATCGGCAATCCACACCCTTCCTGCCCCAAGACGGCGTCTACACCTCCACTGGAGCCGTCAAAGTCGTAGGCGCACAGCCCAAACAACTCGGATTCACCGGAGTGCTCCTACCCAGTGCTTTCACCGATAAAAACGGCCCCGTATCTGTCTACCCTGACCTCGAAAACCCCCTCCTAGCACTAGACGTTTACACCGGTGACCTCTATTCCGGTGGCCCTCAATCCGTCTACAGCCTGGACACCACCCGCATGACCAAAGTAAAAAACGCCGACGGTAAACCAGCCCAACTCTGGCTACGCCCCGGTGACACCGTGCAACTGCCCAACAACCTGGGCAGCGTCACCCTCGAACAAGACATCCCCCGCTGGGCAGGCCTATCCACCCGCTACGATCCGGGCAAGACACTCGCGCTCGTGTCCTCCCTTGTCGCACTGATCGGCCTGATGGTCTCTCTTACCGTTCGCCGTCGACGCGTCTACATCCGCGTCACCACAGACACCACCGACAATGGCTCCACACACAACACCGTTCACGTCGGTGGCCTCGCCCGCGGCGAAGACCCTCTACTGAACGACGCGATAACTGAACTGGCGCATAGGCTCTGCGCAGCTGTCGAAGCCAAAGAAACGACAACCACCAACGGCCACCCCAATACACCGAGGCAGGCATGATGACGAACCAGCAGCTGGCGTTGCTGTCCAACTACGCCCTCTACGCCGCCATGGCCATGCTGTCCTGCGCCATGATCGGATACGCAATCTTCTTGGGGGTGGCTCGCGCTGCTACCGGAGGCAGCCGCGTTGCAGCAGAAAACGAACAGACACCAGTAGCCGCCGGGAATGCTCCGGTCCCAGCCGAAGCTGACAGAAGAGCAGACAAAAATGAAAAACGCCCAGGTATTGGTTCTCTCGACTCGAGCGGATTGGGAATCTTGCACGGCTCAGCCGTCGAGGAGTTGAGTAACCGGAAAATTGAGGAAGTCGATGCTCGTTCCGGTGCGATAGCAACCATGCTGGGGTGGCTCGGCACCATGACCTTGTTTGTGTCGATGGTGCTACGAGGTCTTTCCGTGCAGCGAGCTCCTGTATCGAACATGTTCGAGTTTGCGGTTGCCGCGGCTTTTCTCGTTATGGCGGTTTTTTTGGGATTGGGGCTGAAACGACCACTCAAATGGATGGGTGTGTTCGTTGTGACGCCGGTGTTGTTGATGCTCGGGCTTGCCATCACAGTGTGGTATGCCCCTGCAGCGGAACTGGTTCCATCATTGAAGTCCACCTGGCTGGTTATTCACGTTCCGATCGCGATTTTGGCGACAGCCGTGTTCACGCTCGCATTCGTGGTGTTGCTGCTTCATTTGGCTAAAGCTCGCCATGAACGAAAACTGCGTGAAGGAACAGGTAAGCAGGCTTCATTGCTCGCACTGCTTCCAGACGCTGCGGCTCTGGATCGGGCCTCTTATGCCCTACATATCACTGCGTTCCCGTTGTGGACTTTCACACTCATTGCAGGAGCGATCTGGGGGCAGAAAGCCTGGGGCGTCTATTGGAGTTGGGACCCCAAAGAAGTATGGACTTTTGTTATCTGGGTGATCTACGCGGCTTATTTGCACTCTCGCGCCACAAGTGGGTGGAGCTTGAAAAGGTCGAATGTCATCGCTGTGATCGGTTACGTGGCGATTATTGTGAACTTCACCATCGTGAACATGTTCTTCCCAGGCATGCACTCTTACTCGGGGCTGTGATTGATATGCGTCCTTCTATTGTTTATTCCTTCGCTCGGATCAGCATTTTCCTTGCGTGCCTGTTGGTTCTCTGGCTGGTGGGTCTTAAAGACCCACTGGTGCTGCTGCTGGTGGCTGCGACGGTTTCGATGTTGATTTCGTTGTTTACTTTGGGGACGTTGCGAGATCGCTTTGCAGTTGATGTGGCTGAACGAGTTGAGCGTCGCCGGCAAGAGAAAGCCGAGTGCCGGGCTCAGACAGATCAGTCTTCTGCTGAGGAGGATTCTGAGGCGGATTCGTTCCGCTGATTAGCCGATGGCGGGTAGACGCCAGATGGCCATGCCCAGGCCTAGGAAAATGCCGTAGATGAGAGTGAATTTTCCGGTGCGGCCCAGGACGGTGATGAGATCACGACCGCTGGATCCGCGTAGTACTTGGCGTACGCCGGGGATGATGTAAACGAAGGTGATGAGGCAGAACCAGGCACCTGGGTGGAAGAAACCAGCGACAAGTGAGCAGATTGCTGCGATGGCGATCATGCCTGCGTAGGCCAAGCGTGCGCCGGGTTCTCCGAGGCGGACTGCCAGGGTGATTTTTCCTGCGCCGGGGTCTGTGTGGATGTCGCGGAGGTTATTGACCATGAGGATTGCGCAGGAGAGCGAGCCCACGCCGACTGCTCCGGCGATGGAGGCCGGGGTGATGTAGAGGGTTTGGGTGTAGGTGGTTCCCAAGGTTGCGACGAGTCCGAAAAATATGAAGACCATGACTTCGCCGAGTCCGAGGTATCCGTAGGGTTTTTTACCTCCGGTGTAGAACCAGGCGGCGATGATAGCCAGTAGGCCAACGCCGATCATCCATAGGGTGTTGGCGAATGCGACGAGGGCTAAGCCGAAGAATGCTGCGACGCCGAAGGAGATGAATGCGGCGTTTTTGACTGCTTGGGGTGTGGCGAGTCCTTGGCCGACGAGGCGGACTGGGCCAATACGTACGTTGGTGTCGTCGGTGCCGCGGATGCCGTCTGAGTAGTCGTTGGCGTAGTTGACGCCGACTTGGAGGGCGAGGGCGACGAGTAGGGCTAGCACGGCGAAGGGGAAGATTCCTCGGTCGACCGCGTAGGCGGATCCTGCGCCGATGACAACGGGCGCTACGGCTGCGGGCAGGGTGCGGGGGCGTGCACCTTGAACCCATTCCTTGTACGTGGCCATGGGGTGTGAATCCTTGTGTGGCTAGTCAGTTTGCTTGGTGGGTTGTTCGGTTGGAGGTAGTCATTGTGGCGTGTGGACGGGTGTGGTGTGCGGTGGTGGTGCGTGGGGTTAGAGGCCGCGGAGGAAATCGGGGTCGTCGTCGGGGCCGATAGGTCGTTGGGGGCGGGGGCGTTGTGGGCGTCCTGCGAGCCACCAGGCAGTGCCTCCAACGATGGGGAAGAGGCAGATTCCGAGTGCCCAGATGGGTTTGGGCAGGGCGCGGATGTGTTGTTCGTCGGTGTTGAGGCAGTCGACGAGGGTGTAGATGCTGTAGGCGAGGATGAGCAGAGTGCCAAGTACCCGGATCACAACGTTTTCCGTTCTTTTCGCCGGTGGGTGTGGGGGTGGGGTTCATTCTGGCATGGGGTTCTCAGGGTGGGGTTGTGCGCGGATGAGGGCGTTGCGGATGGCGGTGCGGTCGGGTTTTCCGGGGCCGCGTTGGGGTAGGTGGGGTAGGACGATGGTGTGGCGGGGGATGGCGTGTGGGGGGAGGGTTTCGCGGGCGGCGGTCAGTGCGGTGGGGATGAGTTGTTGAAGGTGTTTGATGTGGGTGGGGTTGGTGGGGGCGAAGGCTGCGGCGACGGTGGTTCCCCATTCGGGGTGGGGGATTCCGGTGACGTGGATCGCTGTTCCGGGGGGTAGGTGTGGGGCGAGGGCGTTTTCGACGTGGGTGGGGAGGACTTTGAGGCCGCCGGTGTTGATGATGTCGTCGGTGCGGCCTTCGAGGGTGAGGGTGCCGTCGGGGTTGATGTGTCCGATGTCGTCGGTGAGGTATGTGCGGGTGCCGTTGGGGTGGTGTGTGAAGGGTGTGTTGGTGTTGAGGGTGAGGGTGGTGGGGTTGTCGGTGGGGTGGAGGTATCCGTGGGCGATGTGGGTGCCGGTGAGTTGGATGCGTGTGGCGGTGGCGGTGGCGGTGGTGGTGTTGGTGGTGAAGGTGATGGTGGTGTCGCCGATGGGGTGGCCGTTGTAGACGCAGCCGCCGCAGGTTTCGCTCATGCCGTATGTGGTGATGAGGTTGATGTTGTGGTCTTTGGCGCGGTTGATGAGTTCGGTTGGGGTTGCTGCGCCGCCGACGAGGATGGCGTCGAGTTGGCGCAGTGTGGTGATGCCTTCGGTGGTGGATAGGAGTCGGGCGAGTTGGGTGGGGACGAGCGAGGTGTAGTGGGGGGTGTTGGGGGTGGTGATTTGGGCTTGGTGGAGGGCGGTGGCTAGGTGTGTGGCGGTGAAGCTGGTGGTGCGGTGGATGGGGATGGGGTTGTGGCCTGCTGCGAGGGATCGCAGGATTACTTGCAGTCCTGCTATGTGGTGGGGTGGGAGGGTGAGGATCCATTGGCCGGGGCCGCCGAGGGCGTGTTCGGTGGCGGTGATGGAGGCGTGGAGTGCGGTGGCGGTGCAGGTGGCGAGTTTGGGGGTTCCTGTTGATCCGGAGGTGGAGATGGCGAGGGTGGCTTGGGGTGGGAGGTTGGTTGCGGTGGTTGCTGTGGTGGGGGGTGTGTGGCCGGGGGCGGTGGGGATGAGGAGGGGGGTGTTTCCGTCGAGGGCGTGTCGGAGGGTGGTGTAGGTGGGGGTGAGGTCGCCGTGGGTGGGGATGGTGAGGGGGGTTATGGGGGTGGTGGTTGTGGGTTCCGGCACGGGGTCACCCTACTCATGTGCGGGTGGATGGGTGCGGGGTTAGGGGGTGGTGATTGTGTTGTTTTTGCGGGTGGGGGTGGTGTTGTTGAGGGTGGTGCGTAGGTGTTCGCATGCTTTGGCGAGGGGTTTGGGAAGGGTGAAGAGGAAGGCGAGGGTGGGGATGCGTCGGAGGATTTTTTCTAGGAGGACGCATCCGGCGATGACGATGGTGGTGGCGAGGATGGGGTAGAGGAAAACGGCGCAGGGGATGCTGCGGATGGTGCTGCCGAGTCCGGTGCTTAGGCCGAGGGTGATGAGGTTGAGGATGGTCGCTAGGGGGATGTGGAGGGTGTAGATACCGAGGGTGTGGTGGCCGAGGTAGGTCAGGGGGGTTGCTAGGTGGGGGATGCGGACGAGGCATCCGACGAAGCCGACGGCGGTCAGGCCTAGGGTGATGTAGAGGAGGGCGATGAGGGTGGCGTAGCCGGGGCCGGGTGGGGCGAGGCTGAGGAGTCGGGTCATGCCGATGGGTTGGTAGATGGCCCAGGAGGTAATGGCGGTGAGGATGGTCAGGGGTGGGCTGCTTGCCATGCGGGTGAGGATGGCGCGGCCGTGTACGCCTAGGCCGAAGAAGATGGCGTAGGTGAAGGCGCGGGTCCAGAGTGCGCTTTCGAGGGACCAGGCTTGGACGGCGATGAGGTGGAGGATGAAGAGTGCGGTGAGGGTGATCCAGGGTGGTACGCGTCGTAGTGCGGTGAAGAGGAGGATGTAGGTGGATAGGGCGAAGAGGTACCAGAGGTAGGTGTTGGGTAGCCAGAGTTGGATGAGCCACTGGTCGAGGGAGGCGACTTTGTGGGGGGTGGGGAAGTCTGGTGGCATGCAGAGGATGAAGATGCCGTAGGTGATGAGCCAGATGGTGTAGAGCCAGTAGTTGGTGGCGGCGCCGAGGATGGCTTTGCCGCGGCGGAATCCTCGGTGGATTTTTCCGGATGCGAGTACGCCGGAGAGGGCGAATAGGAGGGGCATGCGGATGATGGAGAGGATTTGGTTGATGCGTGCCCATCGTCCGGTTTCGAGTCCGCCGACCCAGGCCATGAGGTAGTAGTGGCCGATGGTGACGTGGAAGAGGACGACGAGGATGACTGCGACGGCGCGTGAGGTGTCGATCCAGCGGAGTCGTGGTGGTGTTGTGGGGGTGGGGGAGGGGTGTGGAGACGGTGAGGTGGCGTGACTGCTCACGTCGGTTGGGGTTCCCTCTCGGTGTGTCGGTGCGGGTGCGTGTGGGGGTGGGGTGCGGGGTTCATCCTAGGCAGGCCGCGGCGGTGGGGCTGCTGTGGGGTTTTTGTTAGGGGGTTGGTGTTGACGCTACGGATGTGGGGTGTGGTGCGGCAAATGTGCTGGTGAAGTGGTGTGCGACTGGAGGGATAGAGGGGGGTACGACTTTGGGGGTAGTTATGTGAGGTGAGTTTGGGACTGGGGGTGGATTACTGAGGGGTGGTGAGTGGCGACACTTGTTTCTGTGAAGGTGAAACAAATGTGTGTGGGTATGGCAGCGCTGTTTGTAGGCGCTAGTGGTTTTTATGTGTATGCAAACGCGAAACCTGAAGATGTGAGGGATTACTACTCGAAAGAGGTTGAATATCGGCTGGAGTCTTCAGGTCCTTTGGGGGAGGTTTTCCCCTTGGAGTGGGATGGTTTGAATGGCCCCATGGTTGTTTCGGAAAAGGTAGCTGATTCGACATGGAGTAAGAAAATGGTCGCTGGTGCGGATCCGGAAGTCTCTGCTGTTGCTCCTGATTCGGGAACTTTGCGCTGCAAGATCATTGATCACGAGGGGAAAGTGATTGCTCAGCAGGAAGGGGTGAATGGGCAAGAGGTAAAGTGTCAGGCGCAGCGAATAAACTCTTCATCACAGTAGTGATGAAGAGTTCTCTGAACCGCGAGAACTTTTGTCTTGCGAAATTCCAGATAAAGGAAGGTTAGAAGTACCAGGGGAAGGGACTCCAGTCGGGGTTGCGTTTTTCGAGGAATTGGTCGCGGCCTTCGATGGCTTCGTCGGTCATGTAGGCCAGTCGGGTGGCTTCTCCGGCGAATACTTGTTGGCCCATGAGTCCGTCGTCGGTGAGGTTGAATGCGAATTTGAGCATGCGTTGGGCTTGGGGTGATTTGCTCATGATTTCGGTGGCGACGCGGATGGCTTCGTGTTCGAGGTCGTCGTGGTCGGTGACGATGTTGACGGCGCCCATGCGGTGCATGTCTTCGGCGGTGTATTCGCGGCCGAGGAAGAAGATTTCGCGGGCGAATTTTTGGCCCACCATTTTGGCGAGGTAGGCGGAGCCGTAGCCGGCGTCGAAGGAGCCTACGTCGGCGTCGGTTTGTTTGAAGCGGGCGTTTTGGCGGGAGGCGATGGTTAGGTCGCAGACGACGTGGAGGGAGTGTCCGCCGCCTGCTGCCCAGCCGTTGACGACGGCGATGACGATTTTGGGCATGGTGCGGATGAGGCGTTGCACTTCGAGGATGTGGAGGCGGCCGCCTTCGGCTTTGGTGCGTTGTTCGTCGATGTTGGTGTGGGATTCTTCGCCGGTGGTGGCGTCTTTGCTGGCGTATTGGTATCCGGATCGTCCGCGGATGCGTTGGTCTCCGCCGGTGCAGAAGGCCCATCCGTTGGTGGTGGGGGATTTGCCGGGGGTGGGGTGGGGTCCGTTGCCGGTGAGGAGGATGGTTCCCACGTGTGGGGTCATGCGGGCGTGGTCGAGGGTGCGGTAGAGCTCATCGACGGTGTGTGGCCGGAATGCGTTGAGAACTTCGGGTCGGTTGAAGGCGATGCGTACGCAGCCTAGGGGGCGTCCGGGGACGGGGCCGGGGGCGGTGCTGCGGTGGTAGGTGATGTCGGTCAGGTCCTCGAAGCCGGGAACTGTCTCCCATGTAGTGGGGTCGAAGGTCTGTGACACGGTGTCCATGTGGCAAGCCTAGGCTTGCGGTGTTGTTCCGGTGGGATGCAACTTTGGGAGTAGGTGGGGTGCGACTTTAGGTGTAGGGGTGTGGAGTGGTTTGCAGACTGGGGGTGGATGACCGGTGGGGTGGTGCAGGGAAAGACTGGTTGCCATGAGGAGGCAACGATTTTTTGTAGGTGTGGCGGCGTTGTTTATGGGGGCTAGTTTTATTTCTGCGTATGTAGACCCAATCCAGGAGCATGAGTATTACTCCAAAGAGGCTGTGCATAGTGTGGAGTCTTCGGGGGCTGTGGGGGATAGACCATGAGGGGAAGTGGTCGCGCAGCGGGAAGCGTCTCGTGGGAAGTGAAGTCAGCTGTGTCGCATCGGCTGGCTAGGTAAGGCCTAGAAAAAGAGCTGTAGGGGTGGGTCTAGCCTTGAATGTATGCCGATCCCTGAACATGTTGCGAGGTTACGGGCCAAGGTGGGGCACGATCTGTTGTGGCTGCCGGGTGTGACTGCTGTTGTGGTGCGTGAGGGGGATCGGGGGGTGGAGGTGGTGTTGGTGCGTCGTTCTGATAACGGTGAGTACACCCCGGTCACTGGTGTGGTTGATCCGTTGGAGTCCCCTGCGGTGACGGCGGTGCGTGAGGCGAAGGAAGAGGCGTGTATTGATGTTGAGGTTGAGCGGTTGATCGCTGTGCGGGTGACGCCGGTTGTTACTTATCCCAATGGTGATCAGTCCGCGTATGTTGATGTTGCTTTTCGGTGTAGGTGGGTAGGTGGTGTTCTGCGGGTGGGGGACGATGAGTCTTCTGAGGTGGGGTGGTGGCCGGTGGCAGATCTTCCGCCGATGGAGGATCGTCATCGTGAGGCGATTGAGATTGCGTGTCGTGATGATGGTGAGGTCGTTTACGACTGATGCGTGTTCTTGTGCACACGATTGCGCTATGTGCTTGCTAACCGGTCGCATTGGTCGATGAGGAGGCAGGACTGTCCTAGTCTCCGCCCACGGCCGTGGGCGGTGTCGTGGTGAGGAGCGCAGCATGCAACGACGGATTCTCGTGGTACCCGCCGGTCATCGGGAGCCTGTGACTCCTGTGTGCCTAGGCCTGGTTCAGGCGCTGTCCGAGATGCGTGTGAATGTGGCTTATGCCAAACCTATTGCGCAGGAGTTCAGCAAGGGTAACGAGGATCAATCTGTTGAGGTGTTTCGGTTGGTGACGCGGTTGCGTCCGCCGCAGCCGGTTACTTCTGATATCGCGATGCGTAATTACGCTATGTATGGCAGTGACACGATGTTGTCTTCGGTGCTTTTTGAGATGCGTGATGTTTTGGCGCATGAAGCGGTGGTTTTTGAGGGTCTTTCCCCTATTCGCGGGACTTCTTTGACGAATCAGTTCAATGAAGAGTTTGCCGTGGGTGTTGATGCTGATGTGCTTCTTGTTGCCACAGCTGCCGAGGGTTTGGCCGAAGTTGTTGATCATGTCGCGATGGCTGCGCGTCCTTTTACTGACCGTCGCCCAGGTCGGGTTATTGGTGTTGTCATTGTCGGTATTCAGGACGATGACAAGGGTTTGCTGGGTGATGTTCGGCGTGATCTTGAGGCCCAGAATTTGCAGGTTGTTGCTGCTGTTGCGCATAGTCCTCAGCTTGAGCGTTTGCGGGTGCGTGACATCGTCCATCAGCTGCGTCTGACTGTTGTTTCTGAAGGCGATATGGATCGTCGTGTTGAGCACATGATGATCGCTGCTCAAGGTATGCCAGGTGTTGTGGACCGTACCGCTGAGGCGGGGCGTTTTGTTATCACCCCTGGTGATCGTCCTGATGTTCTTATGACTGCTGCTCTTGCTGAGATTAAAGGGGTTCGTCCAGCGGGTGTGCTTCTGACGAGCGGTCTTTTGCCTAGTGAGAATGTGATGAGTTTGTGCGCGCCAGCGTTGGAGGCAGGGATGCCTTTGTTGGCGACGGATGATTTCACGTATGAGGCGGCTTCGGCGGTGAATGGCATCCAGATGCAGATTCCCGCTGATGACGAAGAACGTGCACAGTTGACGAAACAGACGTATGCCGAAGCGTTTTCTACTGAGTGGCTGCGCAGTTTGCAAGAGAATGAGCAGCCACGTCGCGCTACGTATATTCAACTGCGGGCTTCGGTGATGGAGCGGTTGGGTACTAAGCGTTACGCCACAGCTTTGCCTGGGCCTGTCACTGTTGACATGCTCCGTTCTGCTCGGGCGTTGCTCGATTTCGGTATGGCTACGTGCTTGTTTGTTGGGTCTACGGAACAGATCAGTGAGGTTGCTGCTCTTCACCACATCCCCATGCCTGATGCGGCGCACATCATTGATGTTGCAAGCCCTGCTCCTGAGGTTGTGCGCTATTTGGCGGCTAAACGTGGTGTTGAGGAACAGGTGGCTGTTCGAGATTTGGCTGATCCGCTTACTTACTCCATGGTTTTGCTTGCGATGGAGGAAGTGCAGTCTGTGGTGGGGGACCGTATCGATACTGGTTCGGATTTGGTGCGTTTGGCTGACGAACTTATTGGTTTGTCTCCTGGAGTTACTTCGGTAGGGACCAGTACGTATCTTCTCGATAAGGAGTCCATCCAGATTTATG
This region of Dermatophilus congolensis genomic DNA includes:
- a CDS encoding 1,4-dihydroxy-2-naphthoate polyprenyltransferase yields the protein MATYKEWVQGARPRTLPAAVAPVVIGAGSAYAVDRGIFPFAVLALLVALALQVGVNYANDYSDGIRGTDDTNVRIGPVRLVGQGLATPQAVKNAAFISFGVAAFFGLALVAFANTLWMIGVGLLAIIAAWFYTGGKKPYGYLGLGEVMVFIFFGLVATLGTTYTQTLYITPASIAGAVGVGSLSCAILMVNNLRDIHTDPGAGKITLAVRLGEPGARLAYAGMIAIAAICSLVAGFFHPGAWFCLITFVYIIPGVRQVLRGSSGRDLITVLGRTGKFTLIYGIFLGLGMAIWRLPAIG
- a CDS encoding PLDc N-terminal domain-containing protein; protein product: MIRVLGTLLILAYSIYTLVDCLNTDEQHIRALPKPIWALGICLFPIVGGTAWWLAGRPQRPRPQRPIGPDDDPDFLRGL
- a CDS encoding AMP-binding protein; protein product: MPEPTTTTPITPLTIPTHGDLTPTYTTLRHALDGNTPLLIPTAPGHTPPTTATTATNLPPQATLAISTSGSTGTPKLATCTATALHASITATEHALGGPGQWILTLPPHHIAGLQVILRSLAAGHNPIPIHRTTSFTATHLATALHQAQITTPNTPHYTSLVPTQLARLLSTTEGITTLRQLDAILVGGAATPTELINRAKDHNINLITTYGMSETCGGCVYNGHPIGDTTITFTTNTTTATATATRIQLTGTHIAHGYLHPTDNPTTLTLNTNTPFTHHPNGTRTYLTDDIGHINPDGTLTLEGRTDDIINTGGLKVLPTHVENALAPHLPPGTAIHVTGIPHPEWGTTVAAAFAPTNPTHIKHLQQLIPTALTAARETLPPHAIPRHTIVLPHLPQRGPGKPDRTAIRNALIRAQPHPENPMPE
- a CDS encoding acyltransferase family protein, which codes for MSSHATSPSPHPSPTPTTPPRLRWIDTSRAVAVILVVLFHVTIGHYYLMAWVGGLETGRWARINQILSIIRMPLLFALSGVLASGKIHRGFRRGKAILGAATNYWLYTIWLITYGIFILCMPPDFPTPHKVASLDQWLIQLWLPNTYLWYLFALSTYILLFTALRRVPPWITLTALFILHLIAVQAWSLESALWTRAFTYAIFFGLGVHGRAILTRMASSPPLTILTAITSWAIYQPIGMTRLLSLAPPGPGYATLIALLYITLGLTAVGFVGCLVRIPHLATPLTYLGHHTLGIYTLHIPLATILNLITLGLSTGLGSTIRSIPCAVFLYPILATTIVIAGCVLLEKILRRIPTLAFLFTLPKPLAKACEHLRTTLNNTTPTRKNNTITTP
- a CDS encoding 1,4-dihydroxy-2-naphthoyl-CoA synthase, giving the protein MDTVSQTFDPTTWETVPGFEDLTDITYHRSTAPGPVPGRPLGCVRIAFNRPEVLNAFRPHTVDELYRTLDHARMTPHVGTILLTGNGPHPTPGKSPTTNGWAFCTGGDQRIRGRSGYQYASKDATTGEESHTNIDEQRTKAEGGRLHILEVQRLIRTMPKIVIAVVNGWAAGGGHSLHVVCDLTIASRQNARFKQTDADVGSFDAGYGSAYLAKMVGQKFAREIFFLGREYTAEDMHRMGAVNIVTDHDDLEHEAIRVATEIMSKSPQAQRMLKFAFNLTDDGLMGQQVFAGEATRLAYMTDEAIEGRDQFLEKRNPDWSPFPWYF
- a CDS encoding NUDIX hydrolase, which codes for MPIPEHVARLRAKVGHDLLWLPGVTAVVVREGDRGVEVVLVRRSDNGEYTPVTGVVDPLESPAVTAVREAKEEACIDVEVERLIAVRVTPVVTYPNGDQSAYVDVAFRCRWVGGVLRVGDDESSEVGWWPVADLPPMEDRHREAIEIACRDDGEVVYD